A portion of the Bacillus sp. es.034 genome contains these proteins:
- a CDS encoding substrate-binding domain-containing protein gives MKKVTIADVAQHANVSKSTVSQYLNNRFDYMREETKNRIEESIKELGYRPNIVARSLKQKSTTTIGVIVANILHTFSTQVIRAIEDTCQEAEFHTIVCNADDDPDKERKYIEMLRAKQVDGIILLPTGDNAALYNEMLEEGYPIVFVDRTVPDVPIPSMLLDNEKASGMGIQHFIDRGYTKIGIITNVIRNVTPRMERINGYKNTMNSNGLDIRDDYIKSLEVSRIREGVHELLSLDDPPKAILAGNDLTLIEILKYVKEHHVKIPEDLAIIGIDDVSFAGFYEPGLTIVSQPTFEIGKKAAEYLLNKIQKKEDQEEGLVFRFDPKLIIRESC, from the coding sequence AAGTAACGATTGCTGATGTTGCTCAGCACGCGAATGTATCTAAGAGTACCGTTTCCCAGTACTTAAATAATCGCTTTGATTATATGAGGGAAGAAACGAAGAATCGAATAGAAGAATCCATCAAAGAACTTGGATATCGACCGAATATAGTTGCCAGAAGCCTTAAGCAGAAGTCGACGACGACGATCGGAGTAATTGTGGCGAATATTCTACATACGTTCTCGACCCAGGTGATCCGAGCGATTGAAGACACCTGCCAGGAAGCAGAGTTTCACACGATTGTCTGTAATGCAGATGATGATCCTGACAAGGAGCGGAAATATATTGAAATGCTTCGTGCCAAGCAGGTGGATGGCATCATCCTGCTGCCGACGGGGGATAACGCAGCCTTGTACAATGAGATGTTGGAGGAAGGCTATCCAATCGTGTTTGTTGACCGGACGGTGCCTGATGTACCGATTCCATCGATGCTTCTTGATAACGAGAAAGCATCAGGGATGGGAATCCAGCATTTCATCGACAGGGGGTACACGAAGATTGGCATCATCACGAATGTGATCCGGAATGTCACCCCGAGGATGGAGAGGATCAACGGCTATAAGAACACGATGAACTCCAATGGTCTCGACATCCGGGATGACTACATCAAGAGCCTCGAAGTGAGCAGGATCAGAGAAGGGGTTCACGAACTTCTATCCCTCGACGATCCCCCGAAAGCAATCCTTGCGGGAAATGATTTAACTCTCATTGAAATCTTGAAATATGTAAAAGAACATCATGTGAAGATTCCTGAAGACTTGGCGATCATTGGAATCGACGATGTGTCGTTTGCCGGTTTTTATGAGCCGGGATTGACGATCGTGTCTCAGCCCACCTTTGAAATCGGGAAGAAAGCGGCGGAATATTTATTAAATAAAATTCAGAAAAAAGAGGATCAGGAGGAGGGATTGGTGTTCCGATTTGATCCAAAGTTAATCATACGAGAATCTTGTTAG
- a CDS encoding sugar kinase, whose translation MNDVVTIGDAMITLDPSSTGPMRFVSSFERKVGGAELNFAIGCARLGLKTGWISRLGNDEFGRHIFNTVRGEGVDVSEVELADGYPTSLNFKEIMGDGSSRTFYYRDRSPTTVLTKDTLNEEFLKNTKILHITGVFPAVDKTKNIELIRHAIIEAKKHGVMVSCDPNIRLKLWSEDEARDVLRSFLPYVDILLTGIEEAELLFGTSDTSEIIEHCKQFGITHLAIKKGEEGSVGYVDGEYVEAPAVKAKKVVDTVGAGDGFDAGFIYGILQNWPLKKALHFANIIGSMVVSVTGDNEGLPYLEDVLVQLGEKERVER comes from the coding sequence ATGAATGATGTAGTGACGATAGGCGATGCGATGATCACTCTTGATCCGTCATCGACCGGTCCGATGCGGTTCGTTTCTTCTTTTGAAAGGAAAGTCGGGGGAGCTGAACTGAACTTTGCAATTGGCTGTGCAAGGCTTGGATTAAAGACGGGTTGGATCAGCCGCCTTGGGAATGATGAATTCGGAAGGCATATCTTCAACACCGTCCGCGGTGAAGGGGTGGATGTTTCCGAAGTGGAACTGGCTGATGGATATCCAACTTCCCTGAACTTCAAGGAAATCATGGGGGATGGGAGCTCACGGACCTTCTACTATAGAGACCGTTCTCCTACAACGGTGTTGACAAAGGATACCCTGAACGAAGAATTCTTGAAAAACACGAAGATCCTCCATATTACCGGGGTATTCCCGGCAGTGGATAAGACGAAGAATATCGAGCTCATCCGCCATGCGATCATCGAGGCTAAGAAGCATGGAGTGATGGTTTCTTGCGACCCGAATATCCGACTGAAACTGTGGAGTGAGGATGAAGCGAGGGACGTGCTGAGAAGCTTCCTCCCATATGTCGACATCCTTCTGACTGGAATCGAGGAAGCGGAGCTGCTTTTCGGAACATCAGACACCAGTGAAATCATCGAGCATTGTAAGCAATTCGGCATCACGCATCTGGCCATTAAGAAAGGTGAGGAAGGTTCGGTTGGATATGTGGACGGTGAATATGTTGAAGCCCCGGCTGTAAAGGCAAAAAAAGTGGTGGATACGGTAGGTGCCGGTGATGGATTCGATGCAGGATTCATTTATGGGATCCTTCAGAACTGGCCTTTGAAGAAAGCGCTTCATTTTGCGAATATCATCGGATCAATGGTTGTCAGTGTGACCGGTGATAATGAAGGGCTCCCATATTTAGAAGATGTCCTTGTCCAATTGGGTGAAAAAGAACGAGTGGAAAGATAG